In the Candidatus Palauibacter australiensis genome, CCACGCCCGTCTGCGGGTCGGTCCACCCCCAGATGTCGTTCACGGCCCATTGGTTCGCCGATCCCGCCGGCGTCCGTCCCGGGCTCAGGTCCGGCACGGATACGTGCGCCGCGAGATCCACGCGGTCGCACGGGAACCCGGCGGCCGAGCCGCCCTCGCAGGGCACGATCTGTGCCGCGACGGGAGGTGGAGGCGGCGGTTCGGGCGGGGCGACCGGCGGCGGCTCGGGCGGCTCCGGGTCCGGCGGACCGGTCGGGGGGTCCACGCACGCGACCGCCGCCATCGCCATGAGGGCGAGGGCGGGGCTGCTGCGCATCACGGGGTCAACAGGAGTCGCGGCCCGAGGAGTCTGCCCGGGTCCGCGTCCGGCTTCGGGGTGAACTTGTTGATCCAGCCGCCGCTGTAGGACGCGATATACAGGTTACCGTCCTCGTCCATGTCCATCTGGTGCGGGAGCGAGAGCCCGCCGGGCCAGGTCCCCCGCCCGATGGCGCCGGCTGCTCCGTAGGCGCCCCAGTAGTCCTGCAGGACGCCGTCCCGGTCGTACCTCAGGATGCGGTTCAGGCTCGCGTCCAGGACCCAGACGGCGCCGTTCTCGTCGAGCCAGATGTTCACGGGATCGAAGATGTTCGGCCACTCCTCGATGAACTCGCCGTCGTGCGTGAACAACTGGAGGCGCTCGTTCTGGCGGTCCGCGACGTAGACCCGGTCCTCATCCACCGCGAGGCCGTGCAGGAGATCGAATTCTCCGGGTCCGGTGCCGAGGGCGCCCCACTGCATGATGAACTCTCCGTCTTCGGAATACTTGATGATCCGTGAGTTCCAGTACCCGTCGGCGAGCAGGAAGCTCCCGTCCGGGAGGAACGCCAGCTTCGACGGCCAGCCGTAGGTGTACGGTCCCCAGTCGGATCGGGCGCGGGCGGCTTCGCGCGTCTTCGGGTGGTCGCGCTCGCCGAGGCGCATGGCGATCTCGCTGCCGTCGTTCGTGAACTTGACGATCTGCATGTGCCCTGCCCCGCCGCCGCTGTCGACCACCCACACGTGGCGGTCGGGGTCGTAGGGGTTGATGTACACCTGGTGCGGGAGGGTGAAGAGCGAGTCCCACTGGGCCCACTGCTCCACGATCTCGCCGTTCCCGTTCGCGACGACGATGTAGTTCGTGCGGCGCAACCGATCCTCGCGGGGGTCCGACCGGTCGGCGGGCCAGTCGCCGCGCGTGACGACGATGATGCGGTCCTCGTGGTCCACGGCGACGCCGGCCACCTGTCCCCAGCCCCACTCGTCGTCATGGTCGGGCGCGCCTTTCCACCAGCCGGCCACGGGATCGTAGGGGCCCGTGCGGTCGTCGCCGCCCTTGACGACGGCGCCGTTCGCCGTGTTCGCGGCCCGGCCCTCGCCGCCGCACGCCCAGGAGGCGGCCGCGACGGCCGCCATGACCCA is a window encoding:
- a CDS encoding 6-bladed beta-propeller, with amino-acid sequence MADERTRRRPPGHLFAIWVMAAVAAASWACGGEGRAANTANGAVVKGGDDRTGPYDPVAGWWKGAPDHDDEWGWGQVAGVAVDHEDRIIVVTRGDWPADRSDPREDRLRRTNYIVVANGNGEIVEQWAQWDSLFTLPHQVYINPYDPDRHVWVVDSGGGAGHMQIVKFTNDGSEIAMRLGERDHPKTREAARARSDWGPYTYGWPSKLAFLPDGSFLLADGYWNSRIIKYSEDGEFIMQWGALGTGPGEFDLLHGLAVDEDRVYVADRQNERLQLFTHDGEFIEEWPNIFDPVNIWLDENGAVWVLDASLNRILRYDRDGVLQDYWGAYGAAGAIGRGTWPGGLSLPHQMDMDEDGNLYIASYSGGWINKFTPKPDADPGRLLGPRLLLTP